One window of the Niallia circulans genome contains the following:
- a CDS encoding peptidoglycan D,D-transpeptidase FtsI family protein: MGKKKKKKTIPVRLNIIFFFVFLLFSALILRLGFVQIVYGEDYKRELEKTEDVTVNTSVPRGKMYDATGKVIVDNVAEKAITYTNSGAKQEDMLKTAELLSKYIMKDTKKVTEREKKDYWIIKNKKEAEKKVTEKEKKALAEKYPDQEEYNKQVYQLQLDRITEEDIKTLTNHDLEVLAIYREFISGYKLTPQMVKNKEVSDKEFAVVSENLEALPGVGTTTDWERSYSFGDTLKSVLGNVSSAERGLPAEKLDYYVSRGYSRNDRVGTSYLELQYEDVLKGQKEKIRNKTDKKGNIVSTDVITEGKRGNDLVLSIDMELQLKIEKIIEEELKKAKTFAGTKLLDRAYVVLMNPNTGDVLSMAGKRLVRNDKTGKMEVQDDALGNITTTYNVGSVVKGATVLTGYKTGAISPGTVWNDTPVKIGNTTKKSWTTMGPISDLTALQRSSNVYMFRTVMKMAGANYVYGKPLSVSLADFSLVRNEFAQYGLGIRTGIDLPNEQVGFKGQDTLPGFLLDLSIGQYDTYSNMQLAQYVSTIANGGNRMEPHIVKEIREPVADDSTLGPVVETVKPKVLNKVDVKPEWIKRVQQGFKMVAQTPKGTAYSNLGGKDYSPAAKTGTAEAFYDGPSRSEYGKEPPQVMNLSLISYAPSDNPEVAMAVMVPWAYQGSVDNGSNKKIGERVLDAYFDLKKERQKEEKKDK; the protein is encoded by the coding sequence TTGGGAAAAAAGAAAAAGAAAAAAACGATACCTGTACGTCTTAATATTATTTTCTTTTTTGTCTTTTTATTATTCTCCGCATTGATTCTGCGTCTAGGCTTTGTGCAGATTGTTTATGGTGAGGATTATAAAAGAGAATTAGAGAAAACAGAAGATGTTACAGTAAATACCTCTGTGCCACGTGGCAAAATGTATGATGCAACAGGAAAAGTGATAGTAGATAATGTAGCAGAAAAAGCAATTACTTATACGAATTCTGGTGCGAAACAAGAAGATATGCTCAAAACCGCTGAATTACTATCAAAATATATTATGAAAGATACGAAAAAGGTGACGGAGCGCGAGAAAAAAGACTATTGGATTATAAAAAATAAAAAAGAAGCGGAAAAGAAAGTCACTGAAAAGGAAAAAAAAGCTTTAGCTGAGAAGTATCCAGATCAAGAGGAATATAATAAGCAAGTGTATCAATTGCAGCTTGATCGGATTACCGAAGAGGATATAAAAACACTTACTAATCATGATTTAGAAGTGTTAGCTATCTATCGTGAGTTTATCAGCGGATACAAACTAACACCGCAAATGGTCAAAAATAAAGAGGTAAGCGACAAAGAATTTGCTGTAGTTAGTGAAAATTTAGAAGCCTTACCTGGTGTAGGTACCACAACAGACTGGGAGAGATCCTATTCGTTTGGAGATACGCTAAAATCTGTTTTAGGGAATGTAAGCTCCGCCGAAAGAGGACTGCCGGCAGAGAAATTAGATTATTATGTTTCTAGAGGATATAGTAGAAATGATCGGGTCGGTACCAGTTACTTAGAACTTCAATATGAGGATGTTCTAAAAGGGCAAAAAGAGAAAATTCGCAATAAAACAGACAAAAAAGGTAATATAGTCAGTACCGACGTCATTACAGAAGGAAAACGCGGTAATGATCTGGTTCTATCAATCGACATGGAACTTCAATTAAAAATAGAAAAAATCATTGAGGAAGAATTAAAAAAAGCAAAAACATTTGCGGGAACTAAATTACTTGATCGAGCCTATGTTGTGTTAATGAATCCAAATACAGGGGATGTCCTGTCAATGGCAGGGAAACGACTAGTGAGAAATGATAAAACAGGTAAAATGGAAGTTCAAGATGACGCGCTTGGTAATATTACAACCACTTACAACGTAGGTTCTGTTGTCAAAGGTGCAACTGTCTTAACTGGTTATAAAACAGGAGCCATTTCTCCTGGCACCGTATGGAATGATACTCCTGTGAAAATTGGAAATACTACCAAAAAATCGTGGACAACTATGGGGCCAATCAGCGATCTTACCGCTTTACAACGCTCATCCAATGTTTATATGTTTAGAACGGTGATGAAGATGGCTGGTGCTAACTATGTTTACGGTAAACCACTATCTGTTTCATTAGCTGACTTTTCGTTAGTGAGAAATGAATTTGCCCAATATGGACTTGGAATCCGTACTGGTATTGATTTGCCGAATGAGCAAGTTGGCTTTAAAGGACAAGATACATTACCAGGTTTCTTACTGGATTTATCCATTGGACAATATGATACGTATTCGAATATGCAGCTTGCACAATATGTTTCAACCATTGCTAATGGCGGGAACAGAATGGAACCGCATATTGTAAAAGAGATTCGCGAACCAGTGGCAGATGACAGTACACTTGGACCAGTAGTAGAAACAGTTAAACCCAAAGTATTAAATAAGGTTGATGTTAAACCTGAATGGATCAAACGAGTGCAGCAAGGATTTAAAATGGTGGCACAAACTCCAAAAGGTACTGCTTATTCTAATCTAGGTGGGAAGGATTATTCACCTGCGGCAAAAACAGGGACAGCAGAGGCATTTTACGATGGACCTTCTCGCAGTGAGTATGGAAAAGAACCGCCGCAAGTTATGAATCTAAGCTTAATCAGCTACGCACCTTCCGATAACCCAGAAGTAGCAATGGCTGTAATGGTTCCATGGGCATACCAAGGAAGTGTAGATAATGGTTCCAATAAGAAAATCGGGGAACGTGTATTGGATGCGTACTTTGATTTGAAAAAAGAAAGACAAAAAGAAGAGAAAAAAGACAAATAA
- the phoU gene encoding phosphate signaling complex protein PhoU, whose protein sequence is MPVREKFEAGLKELQEKLTELGEFSIQALERSLEALETQNIEMALEIIDDDQKADHLYEEINDFAILLIAKQAPVAIDLRRIIVGIKIATDIERIADFAVNIAKATIRIGNQELVKPMIHVKKMLGITNEMLRLSLNAYNKEDTKLARKIAEMDDEVDALNKQAFVELLEISKNKPEYLQQISQLTFVCRYLERAADHTTNIAENIFYLVKGRQYDW, encoded by the coding sequence ATGCCAGTTAGAGAGAAATTTGAAGCAGGGCTTAAGGAACTGCAAGAGAAACTGACAGAGCTTGGTGAATTTTCGATTCAAGCTCTTGAAAGATCATTAGAAGCACTTGAAACACAAAATATAGAAATGGCTTTAGAAATTATTGATGATGATCAAAAGGCTGATCATTTGTATGAAGAAATAAATGACTTTGCGATTCTATTAATTGCGAAGCAGGCACCTGTAGCAATTGATTTAAGAAGGATTATTGTTGGAATTAAGATTGCGACTGATATTGAAAGAATCGCAGATTTTGCTGTTAATATTGCAAAAGCTACTATTCGAATTGGGAATCAAGAATTAGTGAAACCGATGATACATGTTAAAAAAATGTTAGGGATTACTAACGAAATGCTGCGCTTATCCTTAAATGCTTATAATAAAGAAGACACAAAACTAGCTCGAAAAATCGCGGAAATGGATGATGAGGTAGATGCTTTAAATAAACAAGCGTTTGTGGAGCTTTTAGAAATTAGTAAAAATAAACCTGAGTATTTACAGCAAATTTCGCAATTGACATTTGTCTGTCGTTATTTAGAAAGAGCAGCAGATCATACTACTAATATAGCTGAAAATATTTTCTATTTAGTTAAAGGCAGACAATATGATTGGTAA
- the pstA gene encoding phosphate ABC transporter permease PstA — MKLVNHSEVIKRMKPRLMKNIIMKGLFFSATLFGLIVLGVLFYRVLTQGIGYLDFQFLTSLPSRKPENAGVYTALIGTVWLMAVVAPVSLLIGVGTAIYLEEYASKNRFTNFIQINISNLAGVPSIVFGLLGLTLFVRALTLGTSVLAAGLTMSLLVLPIIIVAAQEAIRSVPSELREASLGMGATKWQTIVRVVMPAAIPGILTGGILALSRAIGETAPLVVLGLPLFLAFLPRTVFDMFTVLPMQIYNWTGRPQEEFQSLAAAGIIVLLVLLILMNSIAVLIRNKFQKRY, encoded by the coding sequence ATGAAGTTAGTAAACCATTCAGAAGTTATTAAGCGAATGAAACCAAGATTAATGAAAAACATCATAATGAAAGGATTATTTTTTAGCGCAACTTTATTTGGTTTAATTGTTCTTGGTGTCCTTTTTTATCGAGTATTGACTCAAGGAATTGGCTATTTAGATTTTCAGTTTTTAACAAGCTTACCTTCCCGTAAACCTGAAAATGCTGGCGTCTATACTGCATTGATAGGAACAGTGTGGCTTATGGCGGTAGTTGCACCTGTATCACTTTTGATTGGAGTGGGCACGGCGATATATTTAGAAGAATACGCAAGTAAAAATAGATTTACGAATTTTATTCAGATTAATATATCGAATCTTGCGGGTGTACCATCCATTGTTTTTGGTCTATTAGGATTGACACTATTTGTTCGTGCTTTGACACTTGGAACAAGTGTCCTTGCAGCAGGCTTAACAATGAGCTTATTAGTATTGCCAATCATTATTGTTGCAGCTCAGGAAGCTATTCGATCCGTTCCTAGTGAATTAAGAGAAGCCTCTCTTGGAATGGGAGCAACGAAATGGCAGACAATTGTCAGAGTAGTCATGCCTGCAGCTATACCAGGTATTTTAACTGGAGGAATATTGGCACTTTCTCGGGCAATTGGCGAAACTGCTCCACTAGTAGTATTAGGTTTACCTTTATTCCTAGCATTCTTGCCGAGAACTGTTTTTGATATGTTTACAGTGCTGCCAATGCAAATCTATAACTGGACAGGAAGACCGCAAGAAGAGTTTCAGAGTCTTGCAGCAGCAGGAATAATTGTTCTTTTAGTTTTATTGATTTTAATGAATTCTATTGCAGTATTAATTCGAAATAAATTTCAAAAACGTTATTAA
- a CDS encoding DUF4912 domain-containing protein produces MIEQIVNLRRKGLSFRKIAIELNSTVGKVQYQWKKYVKEQEQDGNVGQAEEQKKAIQMQKQESYITESFWTSVDLLAKKNGMEAWLTSEDTALIFWRIPEGKWQLISTYYDIDPETCSLAVKINDITSIIYNGRNAHNSRILPVENRQESVVLQDLSPNRSFCFEIGVLDVYQSFLPILQSNPLHTPRTAHNQTGQLAKDLQEWENGDVSVPNWIEHVSTYSYYELEEQEDVKKK; encoded by the coding sequence TTGATTGAACAAATTGTAAATTTAAGACGTAAAGGACTGTCTTTCCGGAAAATTGCCATCGAACTAAATTCAACTGTAGGAAAAGTTCAGTACCAATGGAAAAAATATGTGAAGGAACAAGAACAAGATGGGAATGTTGGACAAGCAGAGGAGCAAAAGAAGGCAATCCAAATGCAAAAGCAGGAATCATATATAACGGAAAGCTTTTGGACAAGCGTTGATTTATTAGCAAAGAAAAATGGGATGGAGGCTTGGTTAACGTCAGAAGACACTGCATTAATATTTTGGAGAATTCCCGAAGGAAAATGGCAGTTAATTTCAACTTATTATGATATTGATCCGGAAACTTGTTCGCTTGCAGTAAAGATTAATGATATAACTAGCATTATCTATAATGGAAGAAATGCGCATAATTCTCGTATTCTGCCTGTTGAAAATAGGCAAGAATCAGTTGTGTTACAGGACTTATCACCAAATAGAAGTTTTTGTTTTGAAATAGGGGTTCTTGATGTGTATCAATCCTTTTTACCGATATTACAGTCAAATCCCTTGCATACACCGAGAACTGCCCATAACCAAACAGGCCAACTAGCAAAGGATTTACAGGAGTGGGAGAATGGGGATGTTTCTGTCCCGAATTGGATTGAACATGTAAGCACTTATAGTTATTATGAATTAGAAGAGCAAGAGGATGTGAAAAAGAAATGA
- a CDS encoding penicillin-binding transpeptidase domain-containing protein: protein MGEKKKKKRNPIPLRVNIIFFAVFLLFSALILRLGFVQIVYGDEYKKQVEKKEDITISTSVPRGEIYDRTGKSIVSNVGKNAITYTNWKKYKPNEMRDTAEELAKIIKMDSEKDLKKISERDKKDYWILIHPKEAKKKISKKENEKLQQQHKDDNKEYQKAYDELLRERITEADLNTLTDLDMETLAIYREFQSGYYYTPHIVKNEGVTDKEIAIISENLDKLPGVDTVRDWDRKYDFGSTLKTVLGNVSTSQRGVPAEEKDSYIAKGYSMNDRVGLSYLEKQYEDILKGQKKKVKFIKDKKDEIVNSEVISNGAAGNDLVLTIDMKLQLEVEKIIEEELKKTKYGYAGTQYLDRAFVVLIDPHTGEILTMAGKQLDKDDKTGKQVVQDFALGNITTSYNVGSAVKGAMVLTGYKEGVIRPYSVLRDEVIKIKGSPDFKSHSSSLWGI from the coding sequence GTGGGGGAAAAAAAGAAAAAAAAGAGAAATCCAATACCTTTAAGGGTAAATATTATCTTCTTTGCGGTATTTTTATTGTTTTCAGCACTTATTTTAAGATTAGGATTTGTCCAAATTGTTTATGGAGATGAATATAAAAAGCAAGTCGAGAAAAAAGAGGACATTACTATCAGCACATCTGTTCCAAGAGGAGAAATTTATGATCGAACGGGAAAAAGCATTGTAAGTAATGTCGGAAAAAATGCGATTACCTATACGAATTGGAAAAAATATAAACCGAATGAAATGCGGGATACCGCTGAAGAATTAGCAAAAATTATTAAGATGGACAGTGAAAAAGATCTAAAAAAAATATCAGAAAGAGATAAAAAGGATTACTGGATTCTCATTCATCCGAAAGAAGCAAAGAAGAAAATATCCAAAAAAGAAAATGAGAAACTACAACAACAACATAAGGATGACAATAAAGAATACCAAAAAGCATATGATGAGCTTTTACGTGAGCGAATAACAGAAGCGGATTTAAACACACTTACAGATCTAGATATGGAAACATTAGCTATTTATCGCGAATTTCAAAGCGGATATTACTATACACCACATATTGTTAAAAATGAAGGTGTTACTGATAAGGAAATCGCTATAATCAGTGAAAATTTGGACAAACTGCCAGGTGTCGATACAGTTCGAGACTGGGACAGAAAATATGATTTTGGTTCGACATTAAAAACCGTATTAGGGAATGTCAGTACTTCACAAAGAGGCGTTCCAGCAGAAGAAAAAGACAGCTATATCGCTAAAGGCTATAGCATGAACGATAGAGTCGGACTAAGCTATTTAGAAAAACAATATGAAGATATTTTAAAAGGACAAAAAAAGAAAGTTAAATTTATCAAAGATAAAAAAGATGAAATTGTTAATTCGGAAGTGATTTCCAACGGAGCTGCCGGTAATGACTTAGTTTTAACAATTGATATGAAATTACAGTTAGAAGTGGAGAAAATTATTGAAGAAGAGCTGAAAAAGACGAAATATGGCTATGCTGGCACTCAATATTTAGATAGAGCATTTGTCGTATTGATAGATCCGCATACGGGCGAAATATTAACGATGGCCGGAAAGCAGTTAGATAAAGACGATAAAACAGGAAAGCAAGTTGTGCAGGATTTTGCGTTAGGAAATATTACTACTTCTTATAATGTTGGGTCAGCTGTTAAGGGAGCAATGGTTTTAACTGGCTATAAGGAAGGCGTTATTCGACCCTATTCGGTGTTACGAGATGAGGTAATTAAAATCAAGGGTTCGCCCGATTTTAAGTCGCATTCAAGCTCGCTATGGGGAATATGA
- the pstC gene encoding phosphate ABC transporter permease subunit PstC, producing the protein MIKQTTNVHARSVQELIAEKKQKNNLSKLLEKIMPKVLLITAIFSVLTTLGILFTLVMETFTFFERVNIKEFLTSKSWYPFSDPGSFGIMPLVSGTLKVTLIAGIVAVPIGLASAIFLSEYASDRTRRIIKPILEVLAGIPTIVYGFFALTFITPLLRSIIPSLEMFNALSPGIVIGIMITPMIASLSEDAMSAVPRAMREGALAMGSTKLEVALKVVLPAAVSGIVSSIVLALSRAIGETMIVAVAGGSTPNLSFNVTESIQTMTAYIVQVSQGDAGYGTTIYYSIYAVGFTLFLFTFLMNLLAQYISRRFREEY; encoded by the coding sequence ATGATTAAACAAACGACAAATGTGCATGCAAGATCTGTACAAGAATTAATTGCTGAAAAAAAACAAAAAAATAATTTAAGTAAGCTGTTAGAAAAAATTATGCCTAAAGTATTATTGATTACTGCAATCTTTTCGGTATTAACGACGCTCGGTATTCTATTTACATTAGTAATGGAAACATTTACTTTTTTCGAAAGAGTGAATATAAAAGAGTTCTTAACAAGTAAATCATGGTATCCATTTTCTGATCCAGGTTCTTTTGGAATCATGCCACTTGTGTCTGGAACGTTAAAAGTAACGCTGATTGCTGGGATTGTTGCTGTGCCAATAGGGTTGGCATCTGCCATTTTTTTAAGTGAATACGCGAGTGATAGAACAAGAAGAATAATTAAGCCAATTTTAGAAGTACTTGCTGGTATTCCAACAATTGTCTACGGTTTTTTCGCTTTAACATTTATAACACCATTACTTAGATCCATTATTCCTTCTTTAGAAATGTTTAATGCTTTAAGTCCAGGAATTGTTATTGGGATTATGATTACGCCAATGATTGCTTCTTTATCAGAAGATGCAATGAGTGCTGTTCCCAGAGCAATGCGGGAAGGAGCATTAGCAATGGGTTCTACTAAATTAGAAGTTGCTTTAAAGGTAGTCTTACCTGCTGCAGTTTCTGGAATTGTTTCTTCCATTGTATTAGCTTTATCAAGAGCAATTGGGGAAACAATGATTGTCGCAGTTGCAGGAGGCAGTACACCTAATCTAAGCTTCAATGTAACAGAATCTATACAAACTATGACAGCCTATATTGTTCAAGTAAGTCAAGGAGATGCAGGATATGGAACAACGATTTATTACAGCATTTATGCGGTTGGATTTACATTATTCCTGTTCACTTTCTTGATGAATCTGCTTGCTCAGTACATTTCTCGTCGTTTTAGGGAGGAATATTAA
- a CDS encoding penicillin-binding transpeptidase domain-containing protein yields the protein MTALKKSSNVYMAKVALAIGKESYTRPGQTLNVDPAAWDKIRNSFSEFGLGVRTGIDLPNEMAGFKGQDITVPGNLMFLSIGQYDTYTNMQLAQYASTIANGGYRIQPRLVKEIRESAHGDKKLGPIVQEIQPKVLNKLDLKPGWIEQVQTGFRMVMQPGGTGSAFIGAPYRPAGKTGTAQEYYTGPLRTNHDVPPPEVMNLSLITYAPSENPEVAMAVIVPWVYTTNNGPSPNLTIGKRVMDKYFELKKEKE from the coding sequence TTGACTGCATTAAAAAAGTCCTCTAACGTATATATGGCAAAAGTAGCTTTAGCAATAGGGAAGGAGAGCTATACGAGACCAGGACAAACATTAAACGTGGATCCTGCTGCATGGGATAAAATTAGAAATTCTTTTAGTGAATTTGGCTTAGGGGTAAGAACAGGAATCGATTTACCGAATGAGATGGCTGGCTTTAAAGGACAAGATATAACAGTTCCTGGTAATTTAATGTTCCTCTCCATCGGGCAATATGATACATACACGAATATGCAATTAGCTCAATACGCCTCTACCATTGCTAATGGAGGCTATCGAATTCAACCTAGACTTGTGAAGGAAATAAGAGAATCAGCTCATGGAGATAAGAAGTTAGGTCCAATTGTGCAAGAAATTCAACCCAAAGTTTTAAATAAATTAGATTTAAAACCAGGCTGGATTGAACAAGTTCAAACTGGTTTTCGAATGGTTATGCAACCAGGAGGAACAGGTTCAGCTTTTATAGGAGCACCATATAGACCAGCCGGTAAAACTGGAACTGCACAGGAGTATTATACTGGTCCATTAAGAACTAATCATGATGTCCCACCACCTGAGGTTATGAATTTAAGCTTAATCACCTATGCGCCTTCCGAAAACCCAGAGGTTGCTATGGCTGTAATAGTCCCTTGGGTGTACACAACCAACAATGGACCATCACCAAACTTAACTATCGGAAAGCGTGTTATGGACAAATATTTTGAATTAAAGAAAGAAAAAGAATAG
- a CDS encoding endolytic transglycosylase MltG: protein MKKHSLRSFAIGMLLSASIIGSFYYYLENKSQEQATISVSEATSYLQTKGFTVLAEDEYNNLQKQIAEKKQEQAKSAANEKEKTQEEPTEEQQDNIAYTLKVKSGMSISEIAELLYKEKIVKDQEEFETYLIDNGYHTKIQVGSFPLTSDMSHKKIAETLTK, encoded by the coding sequence ATGAAAAAACATAGTTTACGTTCATTTGCCATCGGAATGCTCCTTTCAGCAAGCATTATTGGAAGTTTTTATTACTATTTAGAAAATAAAAGTCAAGAACAAGCAACGATAAGTGTATCTGAAGCAACATCCTATCTTCAAACAAAGGGGTTTACTGTGTTAGCAGAGGACGAATATAATAATTTACAAAAGCAAATAGCAGAGAAGAAACAAGAGCAAGCAAAATCAGCAGCAAATGAAAAAGAGAAAACACAAGAAGAGCCAACAGAAGAACAACAAGATAACATTGCCTATACGTTAAAAGTTAAAAGCGGTATGAGCATTTCTGAAATTGCTGAGTTATTATATAAAGAAAAAATCGTCAAAGATCAAGAAGAGTTTGAAACATACTTAATTGATAATGGCTACCATACCAAAATTCAAGTTGGCAGCTTTCCTTTAACTAGTGACATGAGTCATAAAAAAATTGCCGAAACTCTTACAAAATAA
- the pstB gene encoding phosphate ABC transporter ATP-binding protein PstB: protein MSTVFADKIKKAVEINATDSRVKNSVYKTNQLNLWYGDNHALKNIDLDIIENEVTSIIGPSGCGKSTYIKTLNRMIELVPSVKTSGEINYRGRNIFDKDYGVEELRTKVGMVFQKPNPFPKSIYENVAYGPKIHGIRDKKILNEIVEKSLRGAAIWDEVKDRLNQNAYGLSGGQQQRLCIARCLAIEPDVILMDEPTSALDPISTLKVEELVQELKENYSIIIVTHNMQQAARISDKTAFFLNGEVIEFDVTDKIFSNPKDKRTEDYITGRFG, encoded by the coding sequence ATGAGTACAGTTTTTGCAGATAAAATTAAAAAAGCAGTAGAAATAAATGCTACAGACAGTAGAGTGAAAAACTCTGTTTATAAAACAAATCAGCTTAATTTGTGGTATGGGGATAACCATGCGCTGAAAAATATAGATTTAGACATTATCGAAAATGAAGTAACTTCTATTATTGGACCATCAGGCTGTGGTAAATCAACATATATCAAAACTTTAAATCGGATGATTGAATTAGTGCCAAGTGTAAAAACTTCAGGGGAAATTAATTATCGTGGCAGAAATATTTTTGATAAAGATTACGGAGTGGAAGAACTAAGAACAAAAGTTGGAATGGTCTTTCAAAAACCAAATCCATTTCCCAAATCTATTTATGAAAATGTTGCATATGGACCAAAAATTCATGGGATACGAGATAAGAAAATTTTAAATGAAATTGTCGAGAAAAGTTTAAGGGGAGCGGCAATTTGGGATGAAGTAAAAGATAGATTAAACCAAAATGCATATGGACTTTCTGGTGGACAACAACAGCGTCTTTGTATTGCAAGATGTCTTGCAATTGAACCAGATGTTATTCTTATGGATGAGCCAACCTCTGCACTTGATCCAATTTCGACATTAAAAGTGGAAGAGTTAGTTCAAGAACTAAAAGAAAACTACAGCATTATTATTGTTACACATAATATGCAGCAAGCAGCCCGTATCTCTGATAAAACAGCATTCTTTTTAAATGGAGAAGTAATAGAGTTTGATGTAACCGATAAAATATTCTCTAATCCAAAGGATAAAAGAACAGAAGATTATATTACAGGTAGATTTGGATAA
- a CDS encoding PstS family phosphate ABC transporter substrate-binding protein, with amino-acid sequence MKSLKTVGLTAMIGTMLALSACGGNNDASSSKSSDSSKDNGTEQLSGQIKLDGSSTVYPIMEAIVEEYQAEQPNVKVSVASSGTGGGFKAFIAGETDFSNASRPIKDEEKSELESKGIDYTELRLAYDGLSVVVNKDNTWVDHLTLDELKKIWLEDGTTKKWSDIREGWPEEEIKYYSPGTDSGTFDYFDEVILEEQPIAKAATLSEDDNILVQGVTGDKNAIGYFGYAYYAENKDKLKVVPIDGGNGPVEPTNETVESGEYSPLSRPLFTYVKNESVKKDEVADFVEFMIENAADLSEDVGYVKLPDEEYKKDLELIEGLK; translated from the coding sequence ATGAAGAGCCTTAAAACAGTAGGATTGACAGCAATGATTGGAACAATGTTAGCATTATCAGCGTGTGGTGGAAATAACGATGCCAGTTCATCTAAGTCATCTGATTCATCAAAAGATAATGGAACTGAACAATTATCTGGCCAAATAAAATTAGACGGTTCATCAACTGTATATCCAATTATGGAAGCAATCGTTGAAGAATACCAAGCAGAGCAGCCAAACGTGAAAGTTTCTGTAGCATCATCTGGTACAGGTGGCGGCTTCAAAGCATTTATTGCAGGGGAAACAGATTTCAGTAATGCATCCCGTCCAATTAAGGATGAAGAAAAATCAGAGTTAGAATCAAAAGGAATTGACTATACAGAATTAAGATTAGCATATGACGGTTTATCTGTTGTAGTGAATAAAGATAACACATGGGTTGACCACTTAACATTAGATGAATTAAAGAAAATCTGGCTTGAAGATGGTACAACAAAAAAATGGTCTGATATCCGTGAAGGATGGCCAGAAGAAGAAATTAAATATTATTCTCCAGGAACTGATTCTGGAACATTCGATTATTTTGACGAAGTGATTTTAGAAGAGCAGCCAATTGCTAAAGCAGCGACATTATCAGAAGACGATAATATTTTAGTACAAGGGGTAACAGGCGATAAAAACGCAATTGGATACTTTGGCTATGCTTATTATGCTGAAAACAAAGATAAGTTGAAAGTAGTACCAATCGACGGAGGGAACGGCCCGGTTGAACCAACAAATGAAACGGTTGAAAGTGGCGAATATTCCCCATTATCAAGACCATTATTCACTTATGTAAAAAATGAATCGGTGAAAAAAGATGAAGTAGCTGATTTTGTAGAATTCATGATTGAAAATGCGGCTGACTTATCAGAAGATGTAGGCTATGTAAAATTGCCAGATGAGGAATACAAAAAAGATTTAGAATTAATCGAAGGACTTAAGTAA